In Piliocolobus tephrosceles isolate RC106 chromosome 6, ASM277652v3, whole genome shotgun sequence, the following are encoded in one genomic region:
- the RAMAC gene encoding RNA guanine-N7 methyltransferase activating subunit has product MTDTAEAVPNFEEMFASRFTENDKEYQEYLKRPPESPPIVEEWNSRAGGNQRNRGNRLQDNRQFRGRDNRWGWPSDNRSNQWHGRSWGNNYPQHRQEPYYPQQYGHYGYNQRPPYGYY; this is encoded by the exons ATGACTGACACTGCTGAAGCTGTTCCAAATTTTGAAGAGATGTTTGctagtagattcacagaaaatgACAAGGAGTATCAGGAATACCTGAAACGTCCTCCTGAGTCTCCTCCAATTGTTGAGGAATGGAATAGCAGAGCTGGTGGGAACCAAAGAAACAGAGGCAATCG gTTGCAAGACAACAGACAGTTCAGAGGCAGGGACAACAGATGGGGGTGGCCAAGTGACAATCGATCCAATCAGTGGCATGGACGATCCTGGGGTAACAATTACCCGCAACACAGACAAGAACCTTACTATCCCCAGCAATATGGACATTATGGTTACAACCAGCGGCCTCCTTACGGTTACTACTGA